The following coding sequences are from one Sphingomonas sp. OV641 window:
- the gltX gene encoding glutamate--tRNA ligase, with protein MTVVTRFAPSPTGRLHVGNIRAALHNWMFARSQGGRFLLRIDDTDAERSEERFVAAIRDDLAWLGLQPDQSVRQSERFGLYEKRFDELRAAGRIYPAYETSQELDLKRKIQLGRGMPPVYDRAALQLTDADRNRLEQEGVRPHWRFHLDHDAPVEWDDLVRGHQRFDPRTMSDPVIRRADGSWLYMLPSAIDDMDMGISHVVRGEDHVANTALQIQMFAALGSAPPSFAHTALLTGSEGKLSKRLGSLGVDQLREAGIEPQAIRALLARLGTSDPVEPVGDMTPLLATFDFGRFGRAPARFDEAELAQLSARIIHQLPYAAVADRLPAGMTADAWDAVKPNLTTVAEAADWWRVIEGPVDAAIPDEDRAFLVEAADAAQAITWEGDPWHQLVGVLKERTGRKGKALFLPLRLALTGRDHGPDMAALLPLIGRDRAISRLQSA; from the coding sequence ATGACCGTGGTTACCCGCTTCGCCCCCTCGCCGACCGGCCGCCTGCACGTCGGAAATATTCGTGCCGCGCTCCACAATTGGATGTTCGCACGATCGCAGGGCGGGCGGTTCCTGCTGCGCATCGACGATACGGATGCCGAGCGCAGCGAGGAGCGATTCGTGGCCGCAATCCGCGATGATCTGGCTTGGCTTGGCCTGCAGCCGGATCAAAGCGTGCGACAGTCGGAGCGTTTTGGCCTGTACGAAAAGCGCTTCGATGAATTGCGCGCGGCCGGGCGAATTTATCCGGCATATGAGACCAGCCAGGAGTTGGACCTCAAGCGCAAGATCCAGCTCGGACGGGGCATGCCCCCCGTTTACGACCGCGCCGCGCTTCAGCTGACCGACGCCGATCGCAATCGCCTGGAGCAGGAGGGCGTCCGGCCGCATTGGCGCTTTCACCTGGATCATGATGCGCCGGTGGAATGGGACGATTTGGTGCGCGGCCACCAAAGGTTCGACCCGCGCACCATGAGCGATCCGGTGATCCGCCGTGCGGATGGATCATGGCTCTATATGTTGCCGTCGGCGATCGACGACATGGACATGGGCATCAGCCATGTGGTGCGCGGCGAGGATCATGTGGCCAATACCGCGTTGCAGATCCAGATGTTCGCGGCGCTCGGCAGCGCGCCGCCCAGCTTCGCGCACACCGCCCTGCTGACCGGAAGCGAGGGCAAGCTTTCCAAGCGGCTGGGCAGCCTTGGCGTCGACCAGTTGCGAGAGGCCGGGATCGAACCGCAGGCGATCCGCGCTTTGCTTGCGCGGCTGGGGACGAGCGATCCCGTCGAGCCCGTCGGCGACATGACGCCCTTGCTCGCGACCTTTGACTTCGGCCGGTTCGGACGTGCGCCGGCGCGATTCGATGAAGCCGAACTGGCGCAGCTGAGCGCGCGAATCATTCACCAGCTTCCTTATGCGGCGGTGGCGGATCGCCTGCCGGCCGGGATGACGGCCGACGCATGGGATGCGGTGAAGCCGAATCTGACGACAGTTGCCGAGGCGGCCGATTGGTGGCGCGTGATCGAGGGACCGGTGGACGCTGCCATCCCCGACGAAGACCGAGCGTTTCTGGTCGAGGCGGCCGATGCGGCGCAGGCGATCACCTGGGAGGGCGATCCCTGGCACCAGCTTGTCGGCGTGCTGAAGGAAAGGACCGGGCGGAAGGGCAAGGCGCTGTTCCTGCCGCTTCGCCTGGCGCTGACCGGGCGCGATCACGGGCCGGACATGGCGGCGCTGCTGCCGCTGATCGGCCGCGACCGGGCCATCTCGCGCCTCCAAAGCGCTTAG
- a CDS encoding energy transducer TonB, producing the protein MYANQQYRSGINAGSLAAAVAVNAGVIGALLLSAPVIEAIRQRTVLRVENIPLAPPPPEIIKPETPRTAAENSVVTPPERPDTSMAVTSTASSEFALPPLPLPPLPPIAPGGETATASEPPLPPVLVDARPDPRFARDMQPAYPAGERRAEREGMATVRITIGTDGRIVAAECVAATNEAFCRATRSQALAKWRFRPATRDGVAVETTREMTVRFQLES; encoded by the coding sequence ATGTACGCGAACCAGCAATATCGATCCGGCATCAATGCAGGCAGCCTGGCCGCTGCCGTCGCCGTCAATGCCGGAGTGATCGGCGCCCTGCTGTTGTCGGCTCCGGTCATCGAGGCGATCCGGCAGCGGACGGTGTTACGCGTCGAAAACATTCCGCTGGCGCCGCCCCCTCCTGAGATCATCAAGCCGGAGACGCCGCGGACGGCGGCGGAGAACAGCGTGGTGACGCCGCCAGAGCGGCCGGATACGTCCATGGCGGTGACAAGCACGGCGTCGTCCGAATTCGCGCTCCCGCCGCTTCCGCTTCCCCCGTTGCCGCCCATCGCCCCAGGCGGTGAGACAGCCACTGCCAGCGAGCCGCCTTTGCCGCCCGTGCTAGTGGACGCGCGCCCGGATCCTCGCTTTGCACGCGACATGCAGCCGGCCTATCCCGCCGGGGAGCGCCGCGCCGAGCGGGAGGGGATGGCAACCGTCCGCATCACCATCGGCACGGATGGCAGAATTGTCGCCGCCGAATGCGTGGCCGCAACCAACGAGGCGTTCTGCCGTGCCACGCGGAGCCAAGCTTTGGCGAAATGGCGCTTCCGGCCAGCAACGCGTGACGGCGTGGCGGTGGAAACGACGCGGGAGATGACCGTGCGCTTCCAGCTTGAATCCTGA